GTAGTTCATCTGATGTGTTGCGGCTGGAGGACAGGTATTGATGACGTCATGGGTAACGCTGCTCTTGATGCGCTTATAACAGAAAATTCAAATAGATATATTTTATAGAGCCCATCAAAAAAACAGAAGCAAACAATACAATGAAAATAAACTCATTCGGTAGTAAGTATGCATCCACCGGGATAGTTCTTCTGGCACGGTATCAAAGAAATGATAAACATCCGTATTTTTATAGTACATAACTAAAGGTTTCTTTTTTTCTTCAGGCATAAAAAATAATATACAAGCATAAATGAACCAAAAAAACCGACCAGCGAGTGAAAATAATAGGGAACATATAGCTCAAAGCCGCTCTTATAATACGTTTCAATGATTTTTTCATATCTCCATTTATTAATTCCAAAGTAATAAAATAAAAAAATAAGTGATAAAATATCTATCCAGGCACATGCAATACTTATATATGATAGGGTCTGCGCCATATACCTTAACTCCGGAATATATAATCTATAAATGAATCACTAACAGACGTGGCAGCATAACCGGCAATAGCTGCGCCTGTTACTGCACAGACTACACCACCGATACCTGCACCCGGCGCTGTACAAATAATACCTGCTATATTTACGCCCACACTCATTATATATCTGATTACAGATTTTTAGTTGATAAAGGAACCGGAAAATATATCAATCAGGGTGAGTAAAATAAAAATAAAATATAACAATAGGATAACGCATATACAAATATAATAAAAATCAATCCATTGAGTGTATTGTGGGCTTATTTTTTTTAAAAAAAGAGAGATCTCCATGCTCTTTTCTGGTGAAAAAATATTTTTCTTCCTTTTTTTAGTCGTGCAAAATAATATATCATACCAAAAGAACCGAAAAATCCCATTGATAAGTAGAAACGATAAAGTGGAATTAAAGTGAAACCTTCTGCATAATACATGGATATTAATTTATTATATTGTTTTGTGTGGAAACTAAAGTAAAAAAACAGAAAAAATGTCATAGTGACAGGAATAATAAGAAAAGAAAGGGCTATAACTGGATGTATAATATGCATATTATTTGACCCACCACTCTATAATATGATCACTGGCTCCGCTTGCCAGGATACCACCAATAACGGAGCAACACACATCGTCCCCAGTCTCATATACTCCCTGAAAGCCACCCGCCCGCATTCACTTTCGCGGCCGGTGGTGCAGGTATGAATGACATCATTAGTGGTGCCCGCAAAAGAAAACGCCATGCCAATATATCCCCCGGCTTTTAAAAACCGGGCCACTTTCGTCGCCGCGCCGAGATAGCGTTGGTAGCCAGGAATACCACCGATACCGGCCCTTGATCACTGATGAATAATCGAACGGCTGGAGAGATCCAGCGCCCGGCGCATATCGTCATAAGGGCGTAATTGCAGGGTATGGCGCGAGAGTGATTTCAGCAGCGGTTTATTGACCACGTTTTCAGCTCCTCAGGCAGCCGGTGACGCTCAGCAAAAAACCGCTCGTTGTGAAGCGTTCCCTGGGCGCGGTATTGCGTCTGATAAGCGGTCTCAATTTTGCCGAGGGTGCTCTTAATCGCGCTGAAATAGCGTTCTCCGGCATCGCCAGTGGTGGAGAAAATTTTGTCACCGGCGGCGGTGAGGGCGGCGATGATGCCATAATGGCGATGCATAAAACCCGCCTCATCCGGGGTGAAACCGATAAAGCGCTGGTTGATCTGACGTTTCGTTTGCTGCAGGCACTGTGACAGCGACAGGGTAAGAGGGGTGTTGAGGTCGGCGACAATTAGCACCTGACCGGGGATCAGCCACGGCGTGTCGGCGTTATGGTGCATAAACAGGCGAGCGGCGGGTGAGTTGACATGACGAAACAACATGCTGGCCTGGAAATGGAGCTGACCTGCCTGCTGAACAATACAGAAACCGGGGACGAGATCACGTGACATCATGCTTCCCTTCTGTTTGTGGTGCTGATCGGTTAAGCGGCAGATGCGCCGCCGCAGCGGTCTTTAGCTTCTCATAAGCGGAACGTGGCAGGCAACAAGCCTCTGCGTCATCGGGGGTAAAGCGGAGAAAAACAGGATTTCTGACGGTTTTGAATGGGGCCGCAGTGGGTTTGTTCTGTGTCATGGCCCGCAGAGCGGGGATCGAGCGATCCCCGTCTGTGCGGACTGGCCAGGTTAGCGTTTTTTGCGCATTGCGGCGTTAAGGGCATCTATCATGGCGCTATTACCGGCAGGCGCGATAGTCTGGCTGCGTGATGGGGCGGGTTTCGCCGTCGGGCGATTAGCCGCGGTACGGTCAGGACTGTTATGGTGTCCATGACCTGTTGCCGGTTGCTCGTCCAGCCGCATGGTCAGTGCGATACGTTTACGAGGTAAATCGATATCGACAACCTTCACCTGCACGATATCACCGGTTTTGACCACGCTATGCGGATCGTCGACAAATTTATTCGCCAGAGATGAAATATGCACCAGGCCATCCTGGTGAACACCGATATCAACAAAAGCGCCAAAATTGGTGACATTGGTTACCGTTCCCTCCAGCACCATGCCTGGCAGTAGATCGTTCATCGTCTCGACACCCTCGGCAAACGTGGCCGTTTTGAACTCTGGGCGAGGGTCACGGCCCGGTTTTTCCAGCTCTTTAATGATGTCGGAAACGGTAGGGACACCAAACTTTTGATCGGTAAAATCCACCGCGTGCAGATGGCGTAGTGCCTGGCTATTGCCCATTAGCGCTTTTAATGTTTGCCGGGTGGCGGCCAGAATGCGCTCAACCACCGGATAAGCTTCCGGGTGAACCGTGGAGGCATCGAGGGGATTATCGCCGTGATTAATGCGCAGGAACCCGGCGCACTGCTCAAACGCTTTCGGGCCGAGACGGCTGACTTTCAGCAGTTGCTGTCGGTTACGGAACTGACCATTTTCATCACGCCAGGCGACGATATTTTGTGCCATCATGCGGCTCAGCCCAGCGACCCGGGTCAGTAAGGGGACTGAGGCGGTGTTCAGATCGACACCAACCGCGTTCACACAGTCTTCGACGACCGCATCCAGTTTGCGCGCTAACTGAAGCTGGCTGACATCGTGCTGGTACTGACCGACACCGATGGATTTAGGATCGATTTTGACCAGTTCTGCCAGCGGGTCCTGTAAGCGGCGAGCAATCGAGACCGCACCACGCAGTGACACATCGAGATCGGGAAACTCCTGTGCCGCCAGTTCAGAAGCGGAGTAGACTGAGGCCCCGGCTTCACTGACAATCACTTTTTGCGCATCGACCCGGGGAAACTGTTTCTGGACTTCAGCATAGAAACGTTCCGTTTCCCGGGAAGCGGTGCCATTGCCGATAGCCACCAGCTCGACATGATGCTTTTCACATAAGGCAGCGACCGCCGCTGCTGCTTTCGCCGCCTGGCCGGTATGGGGATAAATAGTATCGGTGGCCACCAGTTTACCAGTGGCATCCACCACGGCGACTTTGACGCCGGTACGCAAGCCTGGATCAAGCCCCATAGTAGGACGTAATCCGGCAGGTGCCGCCATCAACAGGTGGTGCAGATTGCGGGCGAATACCGTGATCGCCTCCTCTTCCGCCCGCTCACGCACGCTGCCCATCAATTCCGTTTCCAGATGCATCAGCACCTTAATACGCCATGTCCAGCTTACCACGCCTTTGCGCCAGCTGTCGGCCGGTGCATGACCGAGCTGCAATCCCAGGTGATCAATAATAATCTGCTCGCCGTGGCTCTCTTTCGGCGGTTCATCAAACTGGGGATCGGGATTCAGTGACAGCTGTAAGATGCCCTCATTACGACCCCGGAACATCGCCAGCGCACGATGTGAGGGAACCGAAGCAATGGGCTCATGATGATCGAAATAGTCGCGGAATTTTGCCCCTTCCTGCTCTTTTCCACTGACTACCGTGGCAACAAGATGGGCATTTTGCCATAAATAGTGGCGCACTTTCGCCAGCAGTGCGGCATCTTCGGCGAAACGTTCCATTAAAATATAGCGTGCGCCATCCAGTGCTGCTTTGCTATCGCTAATGCCTTTATCGGCATCAATAAATCGGGCCGCTTCGATTTCGGGCTGGTGTGATGGCGCATTCCACAGTAAGTCGGCCAGGGGTTCTAGTCCGGCTTCAAGGGCAATTTGCCCACGGGTGCGACGTTTGGGTTTATAGGGCAGATAGAGATCTTCGAGTTCCGTTTTGTTTAACGTGCTGGTAATCGCCTGTTTCAGGGGTTCGGTCAGTTTACCCTGCTCCTGGATCGATTTGAGGATCACCTGGCGACGCTCTTCCAGTTCCCGCAGATAGGTCAGGCGTATTTCCAGATTGCGTAGCTGGGTGTCATCCAGTCCGCCGGTGACCTCTTTACGATAGCGGGCGATAAACGGTACGGTGTTTCCTTCGTCCAGAAGGTGAACCGCGGCAGCCACTTGCTCAGGTCTGGCTTGCAGTTCATCGGCTATAATGCGATAGAGTGAATCATTCATCATATCTTTTTCATCTTGTAGATCGAAAATCAGCGAGTAGTTATACGGACTGGCACAGTAAAATGCCAGTCGTTATCAGGGTTTCATATATTCGATAGTGTTAATATACCAGCACGCTTCTCCGGCGGGTGTGTTGACCACCGCCTGCTCGCCGATCTCTTTTTTTAACAGCGCGCGGGCCATCGGCGAGTCGATGGAGATGTAATCTTTCTGGCCAAAAATCTCATCATAACCGACAATCCGCAAGCGTTTGCTGACACCGTCATCGTTTTCTATTTCAACCCATGCCCCAAAGAACACTTTCCCTTCCTGTTGCGGGGAGTAGTCGACGATTCTGAGATTTTCCAGACATTTTGTCAGGTAACGAACCCGGCGGTCAATTTCCCGCAACCGTTTCTTATTGTATTGATAATCAGCGTTTTCGCTGCGGTCACCGAGGCTGGCAGCCCAGCTCACTTTTCGGGTCACTTCCGGGCGTTCTTCACGCCATAATGTGTCCAGCTCTTGTTTCAGTTTTTCATACCCTTCACGAGTAATTAGCGGTGTTCTCATCAGCGATTCTTCTTTTTGATCGTCAGACAGCCACAGGGAAAAGCAGTGATGGCATGCGATGTGTGATAATCCCGACAGGATAAGCCCTGTGTTTTATGATTAAGTGTATACTTAACCTGCTGTTACATATGCTTTGTAACAATTTAGCTGACAATATATACCAGATTTCGCTGGTGGGTGAACCGGGCTTTTTTAAGAATAGGCGCGGCCTGTTGTCGTGAACTTTTGGGAGTAGAAACAATGCAAGAGAATTATAAAATTCTGGTTGTCGATGACGACATGCGTTTACGCGCATTGCTTGAGCGTTATCTGACAGAGCAAGGCTTCCAGGTTCGAAGTGTCGCCAATGCCGAGCAGATGGATCGTTTATTGACCCGTGAATCCTTTCATCTGATGGTGCTCGATCTGATGCTGCCTGGCGAAGATGGTTTATCGATTTGCCGTCGTTTGCGCAGCCAGAGTAATCCGATGCCGATTATTATGGTGACGGCGAAGGGGGAAGAAGTGGATCGTATCGTAGGGCTCGAAATTGGCGCTGATGACTATATTCCCAAACCCTTCAATCCCCGTGAGTTGCTGGCCCGTATTCGTGCGGTCTTGCGTCGCCAGGCCAATGAGCTGCCCGGTGCGCCATCACAGGAAGAGGCATTGATTACTTTTGGCAAGTTCAAACTCAATCTCGGCACGCGCGAGATGTTTCGTGAAGATGAGCCGATGCCATTGACCAGCGGCGAATTTGCGGTATTGAAAGCACTGGTCAGCCATCCGCGTGAGCCGTTATCGCGGGATAAGCTGATGAATCTTGCCCGTGGCCGTGAATATTCGGCGATGGAGCGCTCTATCGATGTGCAAATTTCCCGTTTGCGCCGCATGATTGAAGAAGATCCGACCCACCCTCGTTATATCCAGACTGTATGGGGACTGGGGTATGTATTCGTGCCCGATGGCGCGAAAGCATGAATCGGCTCCGTTTTTCTCTGCGAAGTTCGTTCGCCCGCACCTTGTTGTTGATTGTTGCCTTGCTGTTTGCCAGCCTGGTGACCACTTACCTGGTGGTGCTGAACTTTGCGATCTTTCCCAGCCTTCAGCAATTTAACAAGGTCCTGGCCTACGAAGTAAAAATGCTGATGACCGATAAGCTGCAACTGGAGGATGGCACTCAGCTTGCTGTACCGGCGGCTTTTCGTCGTGAGATTTATCGTGAGCTGGGGATTTCGCTCTATTCCCTTGACGCAGCGGAAGATGCTGGTCTGCGCTGGGCGCAGCATTATGATTTTTTAAGTCAGCAAATGGCGCACCAGCTAGGCGGTGCGACCGAAGTCCGGATCGAGATGAATAAAAACTCTCCGGTGGTCTGGCTGAGAACCTGGTTATCGCCGGATATCTGGGTTCGTGTCCCCTTAACAGAGATTCATCAGGGGGATTTCTCGCCGCTGTTTCGCTATACCCTGGCGATAATGCTGCTGGCGATTGGCGGCGCCTGGCTATTTATTCGTATTCAGAACCGACCGCTGGTTGATCTTGAGCGCGCGGCCTTGCAGGTTGGGCGCGGGATTATTCCGCCTCCGTTACGCGAATATGGTGCCTCCGAGGTGCGCTCCGTGACCCGCGCATTTAATCATATGGCCGCGGGTGTCAAACAACTGGCCGATGACCGCACGTTGCTGATGGCCGGTGTGAGTCACGATTTACGTACGCCGTTAACCCGGATCCGCCTGGCAACAGAAATGATGGCAAAAGAGGACTGGTATCTCGCCGGGTCGATTAACAAAGATATTGAAGAGTGTAACGCGATTATCGGCCAGTTTATTGATTACTTGCGTACTGGTCAGGAAATGCCAATGGAGTGGATAGATCTCAACACGGTATTGGGCGAGGTCATCGCGGCAGAAAGTGGTTATGAACGGGAAATTGAGACCGCGTTACAACCCGGAGAGCTCCTGTTATCGATCCATCCGCTGTCGATCAAGCGGGCGCTAACCAATATGGTGGTCAATGCGGCACGTTATGGCCATGGCTGGATTAAGGTAAGCAGCGGCAGCCAGGATGGTCATGACTGGTTCCAGGTTGAAGATGATGGCCCGGGAATAAACGCAGCCCAACGTGAACATCTGTTCCAGCCGTTTGTACGCGGTGATAGCGCTCGTAGTAGTAGTGGAACCGGGCTGGGGCTGGCGATCGTCCAGCGTATCATTGATAACCATAATGGCTATCTGGAGATCGGCACCAGTGAGCGGGGGGGGTTATTAATTCGCGCGTGGCTGCCCATTCCGGCACATCCTGTTCAGCCGCCGGAATAAGCAACGCCAGGGCATGTATCAACAGAACATGCCGGATAGCCACGATCCGACATGTTCTGATCCGGTTAGCGTTGTGGGCCAGCCGCAACCAACGCAGCACCGGTAGGGGTGTCGGTATATTGCGCGAAGTTGTTAATAAAGAGTTGCGCAAGCTGAGCCGCTTTTTCCTGCCACTGCTCCGGCGAACCATAAGTATTACGCGGATCGAGAATCTCGCTATCGACCCCCGGCAGCGCCGCAGGGATCTGTAAATTGAATACTGGCAGGGTGAATGTCTCTGCATTATCCAGTTCGCCATTAAGAATGGCATCGATAATGGCGCGCGTATTTTTAATCGAAATTCGTTTACCGGTGCCATTCCAGCCGGTGTTGACCAGATAGGCTTGAGCGCCAGCAGCCTGCATGCGTTTCACCAGCACTTCGGCATACTGGGTCGGATGCAGTGATAAAAATGCCGCACCGAAGCAGGCGGAGAAGGTGGGGGTGGGTTCGGTCACACCGCGTTCAGTGCCTGCCAGTTTCGCGGTAAACCCAGAAAGGAAATGATACTGCGTCTGATCGGCGGTCAGGCGTGATACTGGCGGCAGAACGCCAAAGGCGTCGGCGGTCAGAAAGATAACTTTGGTCGCATGCCCGGCTTTAGAGACAGGTTTTACGATATTTTCGATATGATAGATCGGATAGGAAACCCGGGTGTTTTCGGTCTTGCTGTTATCGTCGAAATCCACACTGCCATCGGGGCGAACCACAACATTTTCTAATAACGCATCACGGCGTATTGCGTGATAGATATCCGGCTCGGCCGCTTCAGACAGTTTGATTGTTTTCGCATAACAACCGCCCTCGAAGTTAAAGACACCGTCATCATCCCAGCCATGTTCATCATCGCCAATCAGGCGACGCTTCGGATCGGTAGAGAGTGTTGTTTTGCCCGTACCAGACAGGCCAAAGAAAATCGCCACATCCTCTTTTTCACCGACATTCGCCGAACAGTGCATCGAGGCGATCCCTTTGAGCGGTAACAGATAGTTCATCATCGAGAACATCCCTTTCTTCATTTCACCGCCATACCAGGTTCCGCCGATAAGCTGGATACGTTCAGTCAGGTTGAAGGCGATAAAATTCTCTGAATTCAGCCCCTGTTCCTGCCACTGTGGATTGGTGCATTTCGCGCCATTCATCACAATAAAGTCGGGTTTAAATTGCGCCAGCTCTTCATCGCTGGGGCGGATGAACATATTTTTGACAAAGTGTGCCTGCCAGGCCACTTCGGTAATGAAACGCACACTCAGGCGCGTGTCAGCATTGGCACCACAAAAGGCATCGACGACGAACAGACGTTTTCCGGAAAGCTGGCGGGTGACCAGTCCTTTCAGCTGCTGCCAGGTTTGTTGCGAGAGGGGTTTATTATCGTTCTTGCCCTTACCTTTATCTGACCACCAGACGGTATCGCGCGTAATATCGTCACGAACAATATATTTATCTTTTGGCGAACGGCCGGTGAAGATCCCGGTATCGACCGCGATAGCGCCCGATTGGGTCAGTGTGCCGCGCTCATAGCCTTCAAGGGTGGGAACAAGTTCTTCCTGGTACAAGGTATCGTAGCTGGGGTTATAGACGATACTTTCAACATCGTTGATACCATAAGCGTTGAGATCCTGCGGGGTTAAACCATGATTAACACGCATGTCGTTGCTCCTTCACCAATAAGTTGTGTATCGTGAATTATAAGGGAAACAGCGCTGCACAGACCGCGACGAGGTTCATAGATTCAGGCATATTAGCGTCTGTTATCTTTGTTGTCGCGGGTGTAAGCGGCCAGAGGTGAGCCGTTATGCGTTATCCGGTTATTGGTTTGGCTGTCGGGCAGCCGGGTTATGACAATTTTCCGTACTGGTTCGCCTGCCGGTAGTCATACCAAAGATAAGCCGCCAGCGCTAACTCCAGTAATGTTAAGGTCAGTAATGTGTTAATAAAGAAGTCACTGCCTTGCCGGGTTAAAATACCACCGCTGATAAAGGGGAAAAGATATACGCCAATAAAGTAGAACAGACTGAAGACCGTCAACACCTGTTCTTTATAAACTGCCGCGATATGTTTGAGAGAGAGATTCTGGATCAGTGGATAAACCAGGCCATAACTGACGCCTAATAATAGACTGGCGATGCTGTAAGTCAGATTTGAAAATGCGAAGTTAAATAATGCCACGGACAGCGCCATCGCCAATAATAACAAGACGATCGCCTGATTAATCTGCAGACGGTTAATCAGACCGGTTAATAAAAAACGCGAGCCAATAACGGCAAGGGTATAGCTAATATAGAAAAACGAAAAATCTAACTTGCGTTCCTGAGCAAACAGTGTTTGAAAACTCATCATTGAGCTAAAAATACAGGCACCGATCAGCACCATGATAACCGGATATTTAGCGGGGTTACGGAAGGTTATCATCACCGCCTGGCTTAGGGTTGTCGGGCGTTTTATCGTCGTCATTTGCTGAGTATCAGGGTGACTGAAAAACAGCCACGCCGCCAGTAAAGAGAGGAGGGCACTGAATATAAATATCATCAGCCAGGGTAGCTGATACTCAATGACTGTTTTAACCAATGCCGGGGTCATGCCGGTACCCAGCATATTAAAGGCGGCAATCAAGCTGAAGTTTTTACTCCGGGTCTGTTCATCGCTGCTGCTGGCGACAATAATCGGCCCGAGAGTATAAATCCCACCCCAGCCGATCCCTAAAAAAATCTGTGCCAGATAGAACAAGCTGATTTGTTGACAGATGATTAAAATAATACCCATTGCATAACAGACACTGCAGATAGCGGCTAAGCAAGATACCGGTATTTTGTTTAATAAACGCGGTAAGCAAAAGAACGCACATAAAATACCAATAAAGCCACTACTGATTATTTTTCCTGAGCTGGCGGCAGTGATCTGAAAGTGATCATGTAAAAACAGAGGTAATGTCAGCATGACACCATAAGAGAAAGCGGCCAGAAAGGAACCGAGGAATATTTTTTTTAATGAATCCATCCTGTTACTCCAGTTAGTTTATAAACAGCTGGCTTAGAGCCTATCCCATTAGGCTATTTTACTTGCCATTTTGTCCTTGGGCAGTGCTCGAAATCCTTACGTACGACCGGTACGCACCGGTTTCTTCGTGCTGTTGATATCCAGACTATAACGCCTGGCGGGTCAGGTGCTAAGTTTTATTGTGGTTTTAATGGACTCAGAAGCTTTCCGTCCAGGAGCTTCGGGTAGCAGAAATGGTGATTGGCGATGTGGTTTCTCTGCGCTGCCTGTTTTCAGGCAGCGCACGGAGTCGGTTACATTCTGATAGGCTCAATATGCCAGATATTGTCAGCATACTCCTCAATGGTGCGATCCGATGAAAAATAGCCCATGCCAGCGATATTGCGCATCGCGATTGTTGTCCACTGTTCAGGGTGGCGGTATAGCTCATCGACCTTATCCTGGCAATCAACATAACTACGGAAATCCGCCAATAC
The sequence above is drawn from the Enterobacteriaceae bacterium ESL0689 genome and encodes:
- a CDS encoding Tex family protein, which produces MMNDSLYRIIADELQARPEQVAAAVHLLDEGNTVPFIARYRKEVTGGLDDTQLRNLEIRLTYLRELEERRQVILKSIQEQGKLTEPLKQAITSTLNKTELEDLYLPYKPKRRTRGQIALEAGLEPLADLLWNAPSHQPEIEAARFIDADKGISDSKAALDGARYILMERFAEDAALLAKVRHYLWQNAHLVATVVSGKEQEGAKFRDYFDHHEPIASVPSHRALAMFRGRNEGILQLSLNPDPQFDEPPKESHGEQIIIDHLGLQLGHAPADSWRKGVVSWTWRIKVLMHLETELMGSVRERAEEEAITVFARNLHHLLMAAPAGLRPTMGLDPGLRTGVKVAVVDATGKLVATDTIYPHTGQAAKAAAAVAALCEKHHVELVAIGNGTASRETERFYAEVQKQFPRVDAQKVIVSEAGASVYSASELAAQEFPDLDVSLRGAVSIARRLQDPLAELVKIDPKSIGVGQYQHDVSQLQLARKLDAVVEDCVNAVGVDLNTASVPLLTRVAGLSRMMAQNIVAWRDENGQFRNRQQLLKVSRLGPKAFEQCAGFLRINHGDNPLDASTVHPEAYPVVERILAATRQTLKALMGNSQALRHLHAVDFTDQKFGVPTVSDIIKELEKPGRDPRPEFKTATFAEGVETMNDLLPGMVLEGTVTNVTNFGAFVDIGVHQDGLVHISSLANKFVDDPHSVVKTGDIVQVKVVDIDLPRKRIALTMRLDEQPATGHGHHNSPDRTAANRPTAKPAPSRSQTIAPAGNSAMIDALNAAMRKKR
- the greB gene encoding transcription elongation factor GreB, with product MRTPLITREGYEKLKQELDTLWREERPEVTRKVSWAASLGDRSENADYQYNKKRLREIDRRVRYLTKCLENLRIVDYSPQQEGKVFFGAWVEIENDDGVSKRLRIVGYDEIFGQKDYISIDSPMARALLKKEIGEQAVVNTPAGEACWYINTIEYMKP
- the ompR gene encoding two-component system response regulator OmpR, coding for MQENYKILVVDDDMRLRALLERYLTEQGFQVRSVANAEQMDRLLTRESFHLMVLDLMLPGEDGLSICRRLRSQSNPMPIIMVTAKGEEVDRIVGLEIGADDYIPKPFNPRELLARIRAVLRRQANELPGAPSQEEALITFGKFKLNLGTREMFREDEPMPLTSGEFAVLKALVSHPREPLSRDKLMNLARGREYSAMERSIDVQISRLRRMIEEDPTHPRYIQTVWGLGYVFVPDGAKA
- the envZ gene encoding two-component system sensor histidine kinase EnvZ, producing MNRLRFSLRSSFARTLLLIVALLFASLVTTYLVVLNFAIFPSLQQFNKVLAYEVKMLMTDKLQLEDGTQLAVPAAFRREIYRELGISLYSLDAAEDAGLRWAQHYDFLSQQMAHQLGGATEVRIEMNKNSPVVWLRTWLSPDIWVRVPLTEIHQGDFSPLFRYTLAIMLLAIGGAWLFIRIQNRPLVDLERAALQVGRGIIPPPLREYGASEVRSVTRAFNHMAAGVKQLADDRTLLMAGVSHDLRTPLTRIRLATEMMAKEDWYLAGSINKDIEECNAIIGQFIDYLRTGQEMPMEWIDLNTVLGEVIAAESGYEREIETALQPGELLLSIHPLSIKRALTNMVVNAARYGHGWIKVSSGSQDGHDWFQVEDDGPGINAAQREHLFQPFVRGDSARSSSGTGLGLAIVQRIIDNHNGYLEIGTSERGGLLIRAWLPIPAHPVQPPE
- the pckA gene encoding phosphoenolpyruvate carboxykinase (ATP) produces the protein MRVNHGLTPQDLNAYGINDVESIVYNPSYDTLYQEELVPTLEGYERGTLTQSGAIAVDTGIFTGRSPKDKYIVRDDITRDTVWWSDKGKGKNDNKPLSQQTWQQLKGLVTRQLSGKRLFVVDAFCGANADTRLSVRFITEVAWQAHFVKNMFIRPSDEELAQFKPDFIVMNGAKCTNPQWQEQGLNSENFIAFNLTERIQLIGGTWYGGEMKKGMFSMMNYLLPLKGIASMHCSANVGEKEDVAIFFGLSGTGKTTLSTDPKRRLIGDDEHGWDDDGVFNFEGGCYAKTIKLSEAAEPDIYHAIRRDALLENVVVRPDGSVDFDDNSKTENTRVSYPIYHIENIVKPVSKAGHATKVIFLTADAFGVLPPVSRLTADQTQYHFLSGFTAKLAGTERGVTEPTPTFSACFGAAFLSLHPTQYAEVLVKRMQAAGAQAYLVNTGWNGTGKRISIKNTRAIIDAILNGELDNAETFTLPVFNLQIPAALPGVDSEILDPRNTYGSPEQWQEKAAQLAQLFINNFAQYTDTPTGAALVAAGPQR
- a CDS encoding MFS transporter encodes the protein MDSLKKIFLGSFLAAFSYGVMLTLPLFLHDHFQITAASSGKIISSGFIGILCAFFCLPRLLNKIPVSCLAAICSVCYAMGIILIICQQISLFYLAQIFLGIGWGGIYTLGPIIVASSSDEQTRSKNFSLIAAFNMLGTGMTPALVKTVIEYQLPWLMIFIFSALLSLLAAWLFFSHPDTQQMTTIKRPTTLSQAVMITFRNPAKYPVIMVLIGACIFSSMMSFQTLFAQERKLDFSFFYISYTLAVIGSRFLLTGLINRLQINQAIVLLLLAMALSVALFNFAFSNLTYSIASLLLGVSYGLVYPLIQNLSLKHIAAVYKEQVLTVFSLFYFIGVYLFPFISGGILTRQGSDFFINTLLTLTLLELALAAYLWYDYRQANQYGKLS